One Terriglobales bacterium genomic region harbors:
- a CDS encoding carbon-nitrogen hydrolase has protein sequence MPDLYRIGLVQMRCGPDPDQNLAHAVEMTRDAAARGANVVCLPELFRTQYFCQRQDAGLFDLAEPVPGPTTLALADVARKAKIVVIASVFEKRAAGVYHNTAVVLGADGTVRGLYRKMHIPDDPLYYEKFYFTPGDLGFKAFDTDFGKIGALVCWDQWYPEGARLTALQGAQVLFYPTAIGWHPSEKKEFGKQQHDAWRTIQRAHAIANGVYVGGVNRVGHETGSVRGNRAPGDGLEFWGGSFICDPFGVVVAEAGHDREEVLVAEVDARKLEDVRRNWPFLRDRRIDSYGGITQRLID, from the coding sequence TTGCCTGACCTGTATCGCATCGGGCTGGTGCAGATGCGCTGCGGCCCCGATCCCGACCAGAACCTGGCGCACGCTGTTGAAATGACGCGCGACGCCGCCGCCAGGGGCGCCAACGTCGTTTGCCTGCCCGAGCTCTTCCGCACGCAGTACTTCTGCCAGCGCCAAGACGCCGGCCTGTTCGACCTGGCGGAGCCTGTCCCCGGCCCGACCACGCTGGCGCTGGCCGATGTGGCGCGCAAGGCGAAGATCGTCGTGATCGCGTCGGTCTTCGAGAAACGCGCCGCCGGCGTATATCACAACACGGCGGTGGTGCTCGGCGCCGACGGGACCGTGCGCGGGTTGTATCGCAAGATGCACATCCCCGACGACCCGCTCTACTACGAAAAGTTCTACTTCACGCCCGGCGATCTCGGTTTCAAGGCCTTCGACACCGACTTCGGCAAGATCGGCGCGCTCGTTTGCTGGGACCAGTGGTATCCGGAGGGCGCGCGGCTCACGGCGCTGCAAGGCGCCCAGGTCCTCTTCTATCCCACGGCGATCGGCTGGCACCCCTCGGAGAAGAAGGAATTCGGCAAGCAGCAGCACGATGCGTGGCGCACCATCCAGCGCGCCCACGCCATCGCCAACGGCGTCTACGTTGGCGGAGTGAACCGCGTGGGCCACGAGACGGGCAGCGTCCGCGGCAACCGCGCCCCCGGCGACGGGCTGGAATTCTGGGGCGGCTCGTTTATCTGCGACCCCTTCGGGGTCGTCGTCGCCGAAGCGGGACACGACCGCGAAGAAGTGCTGGTCGCCGAAGTGGATGCGCGCAAGCTGGAAGACGTGCGCCGCAACTGGCCCTTCCTGCGCGACCGCCGTATTGACAGCTACGGCGGCATCACGCAGCGGCTGATCGACTAG
- a CDS encoding deoxyhypusine synthase family protein, with amino-acid sequence MHFVTEEILCEGSTLKDHHEGEHHEGAGIERKLHDPVADKLVPLDPLDLSQVRSIDDLVRAMGRTAFTGRQLGEAADVLEAMARDKQCFVVMTLAGAMTVAKQGLVIADLIDYGVVKAIVSTGALMAHGLVEATGKSHFRYDAKLNDVELYEAGYNRVYDTLEPETNLDHVEAVVGEILENWDPKETLCSWQLNRAIGEHLHKHSPGRGILKSAYEKGVPVFVPAFTDSELGLDVALTNRMRKRNGKPPLKYDPFLDLEHFADTMLKPKRIGIFTIGGGVPRNWAQQFGPYIELRWRRGGEPMPLKRYHYGLRICPEPVYWGGLSGSPYSEAISWGKFVPPAEGGRFGEVFVDATVGLPLIVAAVFERLGLGAGAAEKKNAGPAKAGTHSPQLSAASSKNGKSRVRAPARKK; translated from the coding sequence TTGCACTTCGTCACGGAAGAAATTCTTTGCGAGGGTTCGACCTTGAAGGACCATCACGAGGGTGAGCATCACGAGGGCGCGGGCATCGAGCGCAAGCTGCACGACCCTGTCGCCGACAAGCTGGTCCCGCTCGATCCGCTGGACCTTTCGCAGGTCCGCTCGATCGACGACCTGGTGCGCGCCATGGGACGCACCGCCTTTACCGGGCGCCAGCTCGGCGAGGCCGCCGACGTGCTCGAGGCGATGGCGCGCGACAAGCAGTGCTTCGTGGTGATGACGCTGGCGGGCGCGATGACGGTGGCCAAGCAGGGCCTGGTGATCGCCGACCTGATCGACTACGGCGTGGTGAAGGCCATCGTCTCCACCGGCGCGCTGATGGCGCACGGCCTGGTGGAGGCCACCGGCAAGTCCCACTTCCGCTACGACGCCAAGCTGAACGACGTTGAGCTGTATGAAGCCGGCTACAACCGCGTGTACGACACGCTGGAGCCGGAGACGAACCTGGACCACGTCGAAGCGGTGGTCGGTGAGATCCTGGAGAACTGGGACCCGAAAGAGACGCTGTGCTCGTGGCAGTTGAACCGGGCCATCGGCGAGCACCTGCACAAGCACTCGCCCGGCCGCGGCATCCTGAAGTCGGCCTACGAAAAAGGCGTGCCGGTGTTCGTGCCGGCGTTCACCGACTCCGAACTGGGGCTCGACGTGGCGCTCACCAACCGCATGCGCAAGCGCAACGGCAAGCCGCCGCTCAAGTACGATCCCTTCCTCGATTTGGAGCACTTTGCCGACACCATGCTGAAGCCCAAGCGCATCGGCATCTTCACCATCGGCGGCGGCGTGCCGCGCAACTGGGCGCAGCAGTTCGGGCCGTACATTGAATTGCGCTGGCGCCGCGGCGGCGAGCCGATGCCGCTCAAGCGCTATCACTATGGGTTGCGCATCTGTCCTGAGCCGGTGTATTGGGGCGGTCTGTCGGGCTCGCCTTACAGCGAAGCCATCTCGTGGGGCAAGTTCGTTCCGCCCGCGGAAGGCGGACGCTTCGGCGAAGTTTTCGTGGACGCGACGGTGGGATTGCCGCTGATTGTCGCCGCGGTATTCGAGCGGCTGGGCCTTGGGGCGGGGGCGGCTGAGAAGAAAAATGCCGGCCCGGCGAAGGCGGGTACTCACTCGCCGCAGCTATCCGCGGCGTCGTCGAAGAACGGCAAGTCGAGGGTCCGAGCGCCGGCCCGGAAGAAATAG
- a CDS encoding arginine decarboxylase, pyruvoyl-dependent yields the protein MSKDMVPKRIFLTKGVGKHKERLTSFELALRDAGIAAQNLVRVSSIFPPNCKLIPRALGLRYLSPGEVVFAVVAENSTREPHRLMASSIGLAIPADRTTYGYLSEHHSFGETEDAAGDYAEELAAEMLATTLNVEFDSEKSWDEKKQIYRLSNKIVRTMNMTQSAVGDKRGLWTTVIASAILIFE from the coding sequence TTGTCGAAAGACATGGTCCCCAAGCGCATTTTTCTCACCAAGGGGGTGGGAAAGCACAAAGAACGGCTGACGTCGTTTGAGCTGGCGCTTCGGGACGCGGGCATCGCCGCGCAAAACCTGGTCCGCGTCTCTTCCATCTTTCCGCCCAACTGCAAGCTCATCCCGCGGGCGCTGGGATTGCGCTACCTCTCGCCCGGCGAAGTCGTGTTTGCCGTGGTCGCGGAAAACTCCACCCGTGAGCCGCACCGCCTGATGGCTTCCAGCATCGGCCTGGCGATTCCCGCCGACCGCACCACCTACGGCTACCTGAGCGAGCACCACAGCTTTGGCGAAACCGAAGACGCGGCCGGCGACTACGCCGAGGAACTAGCCGCCGAGATGCTCGCCACTACGCTGAATGTGGAGTTCGACTCGGAAAAGAGCTGGGACGAGAAGAAGCAGATCTATCGCCTGTCGAACAAGATCGTCCGCACCATGAACATGACGCAGTCGGCGGTGGGCGATAAGCGCGGCCTGTGGACGACCGTGATCGCGTCGGCAATCCTGATCTTCGAGTAG
- a CDS encoding LysR family transcriptional regulator — protein sequence MDFDQLETFLDVARLSSFSRAAEKRFRTQPAISSQIRALEEEVGAKLLDRTGGKVSLTAAGKSFFKYAEDALEARRVALTAVAEMERVPRGELLVGANEGTCLHVLPEVFAEFKKQYPKVGVSILRLEHPKILESVIDNTVDFGVAVLPVPDNRLTVVPIHRDELVVIVPPSHAMAEMKAVSIADVARFPVLVPKLGRTRDTIENLFHERNLKINISMELESSELLKRFVAADVGVGFIARSSAQEDVRSGALVALGISDATVRRDLALVFRKDKALSRAALAFIDIAVKLKPAAAISAK from the coding sequence ATGGACTTTGACCAGCTGGAAACCTTTCTCGACGTGGCCCGCCTGAGTTCGTTCTCACGCGCGGCGGAGAAGCGCTTTCGCACGCAGCCGGCCATCTCGTCGCAGATTCGCGCGCTGGAAGAAGAGGTCGGCGCCAAGCTCCTGGACCGCACCGGCGGCAAGGTTTCCCTCACCGCCGCCGGCAAGAGCTTCTTCAAATACGCCGAAGACGCCCTGGAGGCCCGCCGCGTCGCGCTCACCGCCGTCGCCGAAATGGAGCGCGTGCCGCGCGGCGAATTGCTGGTCGGCGCCAACGAGGGAACCTGCCTGCACGTGCTTCCCGAGGTCTTCGCCGAGTTCAAGAAGCAGTACCCGAAGGTCGGGGTGAGCATCCTGCGGCTGGAACACCCCAAGATCCTCGAATCCGTCATCGACAACACGGTGGACTTCGGCGTTGCCGTGCTGCCGGTGCCCGACAACCGGCTGACCGTCGTCCCCATCCATCGAGACGAGCTGGTTGTCATCGTGCCGCCCTCGCATGCGATGGCGGAGATGAAGGCCGTCAGCATCGCCGACGTGGCCCGCTTCCCCGTCCTGGTGCCCAAGCTCGGGCGCACCCGCGATACCATCGAAAACCTGTTTCACGAGCGCAACCTGAAAATCAACATCTCCATGGAGCTGGAATCGAGCGAACTGCTCAAGCGCTTCGTCGCCGCTGACGTCGGCGTGGGCTTCATCGCGCGCTCCTCGGCGCAGGAAGACGTCCGCTCCGGCGCACTCGTCGCGCTGGGCATCTCCGACGCCACGGTTCGCCGCGACCTCGCTCTGGTTTTCCGCAAGGACAAGGCCCTCAGCCGCGCTGCCTTGGCGTTCATTGATATTGCTGTCAAGCTGAAGCCGGCGGCGGCGATCAGCGCAAAGTGA